A window of the Canis lupus baileyi chromosome 1, mCanLup2.hap1, whole genome shotgun sequence genome harbors these coding sequences:
- the CAPNS1 gene encoding calpain small subunit 1 isoform X1 produces MFLVNSFLKGGGGGGGGGLGGGLGNVIGGLISGAGGGGGGGGGGGGGGGGGGGGTAMRILGGVISAISEAAAQYNPEPPPPRTHYSNIEANESEEVRQFRRLFAQLAGDDMEVSATELMNILNKVVTRHPDLKTDGFGIDTCRSMVAVMDSDTTGKLGFQEFKYLWNNIKKWQAIYKQFDVDRSGTICSSELPGAFEAAGFHLNEHLYNMIIRRYSDEGGNMDFDNFISCLVRLDAMFRAFKSLDKNGTGQIQVNIQEWLQLTMYS; encoded by the exons ATGTTCCTGGTTAACTCGTTCTTGaaaggaggcggcggcgggggaggcgggggcctgggcgggggccTGGGGAATGTGATCGGAGGCCTGATCAGcggagccggcggcggcggcggcggcggaggaggcggcggcggcggcggcggcggcggcgggggcggaaCGGCCATGCGCATCCTGGGCGGGGTCATTAGTGCCATCAG TGAGGCAGCTGCGCAGTACAACCCAGAGCCTCCG CCTCCACGCACCCATTACTCCAACATTGAAGCCAATGAGAGCGAGGAGGTCCGGCAGTTCCGGAGGCTCTTTGCTCAGCTGGCTGGAGAT GACATGGAAGTCAGTGCCACAGAACTCATGAACATTCTCAACAAGGTCGTAACCAGAC ATCCTGATCTGAAAACTGATGGTTTTGGCATTGACACATGTCGCAGCATGGTGGCCGTGATGGAT AGTGACACCACAGGCAAGCTGGGCTTCCAGGAATTCAAGTATCTGTGGAACAACATCAAAAAGTGGCAG GCTATATACAAACAATTTGACGTTGACCGTTCAGGCACCATCTGCAGCAGTGAACTCCCGGGGGCCTTTGAGGCAGCAG GGTTCCACCTGAATGAACATCTCTACAACATGATCATCCGACGCTACTCGGATGAAGGAGGGAACATGGATTTTGACAACTTCATCAGCTGCCTGGTCAGGCTGGATGCCATGTTCC GTGCCTTCAAATCTCTTGACAAGAATGGCACTGGACAAATTCAGGTGAACATCCAGGAG TGGCTGCAGCTGACGATGTATTCCTGA
- the CAPNS1 gene encoding calpain small subunit 1 isoform X2, translating into MSRLSRWSEAAAQYNPEPPPPRTHYSNIEANESEEVRQFRRLFAQLAGDDMEVSATELMNILNKVVTRHPDLKTDGFGIDTCRSMVAVMDSDTTGKLGFQEFKYLWNNIKKWQAIYKQFDVDRSGTICSSELPGAFEAAGFHLNEHLYNMIIRRYSDEGGNMDFDNFISCLVRLDAMFRAFKSLDKNGTGQIQVNIQEWLQLTMYS; encoded by the exons ATGTCCCGCCTGAGTAGATGGAG TGAGGCAGCTGCGCAGTACAACCCAGAGCCTCCG CCTCCACGCACCCATTACTCCAACATTGAAGCCAATGAGAGCGAGGAGGTCCGGCAGTTCCGGAGGCTCTTTGCTCAGCTGGCTGGAGAT GACATGGAAGTCAGTGCCACAGAACTCATGAACATTCTCAACAAGGTCGTAACCAGAC ATCCTGATCTGAAAACTGATGGTTTTGGCATTGACACATGTCGCAGCATGGTGGCCGTGATGGAT AGTGACACCACAGGCAAGCTGGGCTTCCAGGAATTCAAGTATCTGTGGAACAACATCAAAAAGTGGCAG GCTATATACAAACAATTTGACGTTGACCGTTCAGGCACCATCTGCAGCAGTGAACTCCCGGGGGCCTTTGAGGCAGCAG GGTTCCACCTGAATGAACATCTCTACAACATGATCATCCGACGCTACTCGGATGAAGGAGGGAACATGGATTTTGACAACTTCATCAGCTGCCTGGTCAGGCTGGATGCCATGTTCC GTGCCTTCAAATCTCTTGACAAGAATGGCACTGGACAAATTCAGGTGAACATCCAGGAG TGGCTGCAGCTGACGATGTATTCCTGA
- the CAPNS1 gene encoding calpain small subunit 1 isoform X3, with protein MEVSATELMNILNKVVTRHPDLKTDGFGIDTCRSMVAVMDSDTTGKLGFQEFKYLWNNIKKWQAIYKQFDVDRSGTICSSELPGAFEAAGFHLNEHLYNMIIRRYSDEGGNMDFDNFISCLVRLDAMFRAFKSLDKNGTGQIQVNIQEWLQLTMYS; from the exons ATGGAAGTCAGTGCCACAGAACTCATGAACATTCTCAACAAGGTCGTAACCAGAC ATCCTGATCTGAAAACTGATGGTTTTGGCATTGACACATGTCGCAGCATGGTGGCCGTGATGGAT AGTGACACCACAGGCAAGCTGGGCTTCCAGGAATTCAAGTATCTGTGGAACAACATCAAAAAGTGGCAG GCTATATACAAACAATTTGACGTTGACCGTTCAGGCACCATCTGCAGCAGTGAACTCCCGGGGGCCTTTGAGGCAGCAG GGTTCCACCTGAATGAACATCTCTACAACATGATCATCCGACGCTACTCGGATGAAGGAGGGAACATGGATTTTGACAACTTCATCAGCTGCCTGGTCAGGCTGGATGCCATGTTCC GTGCCTTCAAATCTCTTGACAAGAATGGCACTGGACAAATTCAGGTGAACATCCAGGAG TGGCTGCAGCTGACGATGTATTCCTGA